A region from the Brachyspira pilosicoli genome encodes:
- a CDS encoding peptidase, which produces MLSCNKNSYRLEDKNGNNNTFENSQLISKDGIKGSIVKGQKDYYYFNINKEELIDFDISNLGDKPITMTLYNYKTNVIKVISEFENTNENTRVYTIQTNDKGEVYSSQVMKGIYFRPSENTEENKYYIVIESKNDDTEYSFVLKKREYNETDEKEPNDIISQSQIIDVNSENRVYTIDGYYSQVFNPKLYSGDLKNMEIDSYKVTNSSFNTYSISIELSGVPSVDASIRLYDNAGNFIADYDLNNAGDGEIVEKLVLYPYMSYYFVLVSERAVLNIPYRVSVLAKPYDKYTEDEPNNKYTQAQNIEFNKTYKGAIDYSYDRDYYTFNVPIQSSIKLSYFLIDSQAINLRISNENEGIIATMPQNDDEYITSLKQGKYYLIFERDTTKEKWVKGSSKIRNYEFSIAISNEISGYYEDLNYLNDYYSNDYDDSFYNNNYSDGFYNNGYSDSVNNDNQTEYSNNEETNTYIILKDEDYNAEYYHYNSEDSNMINNQEYTNYGEY; this is translated from the coding sequence ATGCTCTCATGCAATAAGAATAGCTATCGCTTGGAAGATAAAAATGGTAATAATAATACTTTTGAAAACTCACAACTTATATCTAAAGACGGCATAAAAGGAAGTATTGTTAAAGGTCAAAAGGATTATTATTATTTTAATATTAATAAAGAAGAGCTTATTGATTTTGATATATCTAACTTAGGAGATAAGCCTATAACTATGACTTTATATAACTATAAAACTAATGTTATTAAAGTGATAAGTGAGTTTGAAAATACAAATGAGAATACGAGAGTTTATACTATTCAAACCAATGATAAAGGTGAAGTGTATTCTTCTCAGGTTATGAAAGGTATTTATTTTAGACCATCAGAAAATACTGAAGAAAATAAATATTATATAGTTATAGAATCCAAAAATGATGACACTGAATATAGCTTTGTTCTTAAGAAAAGAGAATATAATGAAACTGATGAAAAAGAACCTAATGATATAATATCTCAATCACAGATAATAGATGTTAATAGCGAAAATAGAGTTTATACTATAGATGGATATTATAGCCAAGTTTTTAATCCTAAGTTGTATTCTGGGGATTTAAAAAACATGGAGATAGATTCTTATAAAGTTACAAATAGTTCTTTTAATACTTATTCTATATCCATAGAGCTTTCTGGAGTTCCTTCTGTAGATGCTAGTATAAGATTATATGATAATGCTGGAAACTTTATTGCTGATTATGACCTTAATAATGCTGGTGACGGTGAGATTGTTGAAAAGTTAGTGCTTTATCCTTATATGTCATATTATTTTGTTTTGGTGTCTGAAAGGGCTGTATTAAATATACCATATAGGGTGAGTGTGTTGGCTAAGCCTTATGATAAATATACTGAAGATGAACCTAATAATAAATATACTCAAGCACAAAATATAGAGTTTAATAAAACTTATAAGGGTGCTATAGATTATTCTTATGACAGAGATTATTATACATTTAATGTGCCGATACAATCAAGCATAAAACTATCTTATTTTTTGATAGATTCCCAAGCTATTAATTTGAGAATATCTAATGAAAATGAAGGAATAATAGCTACTATGCCTCAAAATGATGATGAGTATATTACTAGCTTAAAGCAAGGAAAATACTATTTGATTTTTGAAAGAGATACAACTAAAGAGAAATGGGTGAAGGGCAGTTCTAAGATTAGAAATTATGAGTTTAGTATAGCCATATCTAATGAAATTAGCGGATATTATGAGGATTTAAATTATCTTAATGATTACTATAGCAATGATTATGATGATAGTTTTTATAATAATAATTATAGTGACGGCTTTTACAATAATGGATATAGCGACAGTGTTAATAATGATAATCAAACAGAATATAGTAATAATGAAGAGACTAATACTTATATAATACTAAAAGATGAAGATTATAATGCAGAATATTATCATTATAATAGTGAAGACAGTAATATGATAAATAATCAAGAATATACTAATTATGGTGAATATTAA
- a CDS encoding outer membrane assembly protein AsmA, with translation MGIKDIFKKKNIKKDSSENKESSLENNTKENNSKKRRFKKRYIPLIIICVLIIAVIGVRIYLNNDRVKTIVENVVYSSLNRKLVIEKFSYGLLFPKIEASNITLYNSTNFNEAENISLDNLRLRFSLFQLLFLRLHIKELSIDNLYVNMFTDEAGNWNLPDMPPSEPKIEDTNKEPFDFTKLDFLKLKADIENIRINNLSFSADSLSYVTNNSGLFASLSNFNLHLDLNTKRFALSKVMGVSAPEVLKKLNIKSFISNDLVYNNSALNFKDEPLFNLDISYPNEDEIKIVFDFEVSEPNLKYNGMKKDDMQLAFNLLARYNIKTQSMYIDNISSELLNDEILKVIASATNIFNNNIGIDLNTFYARLDLGKVNSLTSMFMPALGINMNGLLNIDADKTTGTINNLNNKLTIAMKNINFDMQKTISIKNLNSTTVVDLTINPEIEVAVDNKLTIERATALRRYRFNNANVALRVDSSLNGLTSIATVINDPNKKSDAIVYIDNISAKYGNASILLKGLVRFDEPTDLKLNVSSLPVADFSGGLARGSLNLDANVFGKLLSDIDLNLKGIINNFSYNLNGEVSSTTKANINMLANANIISQDINVSEFNIDLGNFFNFKSYLNLQGMGLKSGFVNVHTLRIAPYAMKNWLSTKFAELVDGLPFEDDVKLTSAIAYNLSLEDTFASVTNYTTVYVTEKQYKLQDVTMKVDADVNFGENLYANIRKFDIDSPTNNLKVRVDGYFTPVIKNADLNYEVGLDTDSLYLPFGIEIGGLLSIIGNLKNNIADGDLIADNFFANMDSPDKMSILLKGLDSNIDYHFDLTPNKNQVVSTAARYNPLTSQVPNLFIDQLRVYLKIPPFIDDSIRIMDFSSSVRVQGHGLTIQDLKSSLYIGGEKFDDNLFLASISNNTAPRRGAIHLPWLNVDLGSFDTSTIKYDMRMLASDINFKYLLPPENRDKINDEKLLVNLTADIAGVGISPLNNIRPTTFFVGISKMSTEFSKFLIEMIRPINPGISTVENIVQFGYDPNSVEFSISANKVFTTFYFRDQNLDKPNQQKQQLIAFEGDKFGLEPMPFSDVISYLEGGN, from the coding sequence ATGGGCATAAAGGATATTTTTAAGAAAAAAAATATTAAAAAAGATTCATCTGAAAATAAAGAATCTTCTTTAGAAAATAATACTAAAGAAAATAATTCTAAAAAAAGAAGATTTAAAAAGAGATATATTCCTTTAATAATAATTTGTGTTTTAATTATAGCTGTAATTGGTGTTAGAATATATTTAAATAATGATAGAGTAAAAACTATAGTAGAGAATGTTGTATATTCTTCTTTAAATAGAAAATTAGTAATAGAAAAATTTAGTTATGGTTTACTTTTCCCTAAAATAGAAGCAAGTAATATAACTCTTTATAATTCTACAAACTTTAATGAAGCAGAAAATATAAGTTTAGATAATTTAAGATTAAGGTTTTCATTATTTCAATTACTTTTTTTAAGGCTTCATATAAAAGAATTAAGTATTGATAATTTGTATGTGAATATGTTTACAGATGAGGCAGGAAATTGGAATCTTCCTGATATGCCGCCTTCAGAGCCAAAAATAGAAGATACAAACAAAGAGCCTTTTGACTTTACCAAATTAGATTTTCTAAAACTAAAAGCTGATATAGAAAATATTAGAATTAATAATTTATCATTTAGTGCTGATAGTTTATCTTATGTTACAAATAATAGCGGACTTTTTGCAAGTTTAAGTAATTTTAATTTGCATTTAGATTTAAATACTAAAAGATTTGCTTTATCTAAAGTAATGGGAGTTTCTGCTCCTGAGGTTTTGAAGAAGCTTAATATAAAGAGTTTTATAAGCAATGATTTAGTTTATAATAATTCTGCGTTAAATTTCAAAGATGAGCCATTATTTAATTTGGATATATCTTATCCTAATGAAGATGAGATAAAAATTGTATTTGATTTTGAAGTGAGTGAACCAAATTTAAAATATAATGGAATGAAAAAAGATGATATGCAATTAGCATTTAATTTACTTGCGAGATATAACATAAAAACTCAAAGTATGTATATAGATAATATTTCATCAGAGCTTTTGAATGATGAGATTTTAAAAGTAATAGCATCTGCCACAAATATATTTAATAATAATATAGGAATTGATTTAAATACTTTTTATGCAAGACTTGATTTAGGAAAGGTAAATAGTTTAACATCTATGTTTATGCCAGCATTAGGTATAAATATGAATGGGCTTTTGAATATTGATGCTGATAAAACTACAGGCACTATTAATAATCTCAATAATAAACTTACTATAGCTATGAAGAATATCAATTTTGATATGCAAAAAACTATATCTATAAAGAATCTTAATTCTACAACTGTAGTTGATTTAACTATTAATCCAGAAATAGAAGTTGCTGTTGATAATAAACTTACAATAGAGAGAGCAACTGCTTTAAGAAGGTATAGATTTAATAATGCTAATGTGGCATTGAGGGTTGATTCTTCATTAAACGGACTTACTTCTATAGCTACTGTAATAAATGACCCTAATAAAAAAAGCGATGCTATTGTTTATATAGATAATATTTCAGCTAAATATGGAAATGCCAGCATTTTACTTAAAGGACTTGTACGTTTTGATGAGCCTACAGATTTAAAATTGAATGTTTCATCACTTCCAGTGGCAGATTTTAGCGGAGGTTTGGCAAGAGGTTCATTAAACTTAGATGCTAATGTTTTTGGTAAGCTATTAAGCGATATAGACCTTAATTTGAAAGGAATAATAAATAATTTCTCTTACAATTTAAATGGTGAGGTTTCTTCTACTACAAAGGCTAATATTAATATGCTTGCTAATGCCAACATTATTTCACAGGATATTAATGTTTCTGAGTTTAATATTGATTTGGGTAATTTCTTTAATTTTAAGTCTTATTTAAATTTACAGGGTATGGGGTTAAAAAGCGGTTTTGTTAATGTGCATACTTTAAGAATTGCCCCTTATGCCATGAAAAATTGGCTTTCTACAAAGTTTGCTGAGTTAGTAGATGGGCTTCCTTTTGAAGATGATGTTAAGCTAACTAGTGCTATTGCTTATAATTTGTCTTTGGAAGATACATTTGCAAGCGTTACTAATTATACAACTGTTTATGTAACAGAAAAGCAGTATAAACTTCAAGATGTTACTATGAAAGTTGATGCTGATGTTAATTTTGGCGAGAACTTATACGCTAATATAAGAAAGTTTGATATAGATAGTCCTACTAACAATTTGAAAGTGAGAGTTGATGGTTATTTTACGCCTGTGATAAAAAATGCTGATTTGAACTATGAGGTTGGTTTAGATACTGATAGTTTATATTTGCCATTTGGAATTGAGATTGGCGGGCTTTTAAGTATAATAGGAAATTTAAAAAATAATATTGCTGATGGTGATTTGATTGCTGATAATTTCTTTGCTAATATGGATTCTCCAGATAAGATGTCTATATTATTAAAGGGTTTAGATTCTAATATAGATTATCATTTTGATTTAACTCCTAATAAAAATCAGGTGGTTTCAACTGCGGCAAGATACAATCCTCTAACAAGTCAAGTGCCAAATTTATTTATTGACCAGCTTAGAGTATATTTAAAAATACCTCCTTTTATAGATGACAGTATTAGGATAATGGATTTTTCTTCTTCTGTAAGAGTGCAAGGACACGGGCTTACAATACAAGACTTAAAATCATCTTTGTATATTGGCGGAGAGAAGTTTGATGATAATTTATTTTTAGCATCAATATCAAACAACACTGCACCAAGAAGGGGAGCTATACACTTGCCTTGGCTTAATGTTGATTTGGGAAGCTTTGATACCAGCACTATAAAATATGATATGAGAATGCTTGCAAGTGATATTAACTTTAAATATTTGCTTCCTCCTGAAAATAGAGATAAAATTAATGATGAAAAATTATTGGTTAATTTAACAGCAGATATTGCTGGTGTTGGTATTAGCCCTCTTAATAATATAAGACCTACTACATTCTTTGTGGGTATTAGTAAAATGTCTACAGAGTTTTCTAAGTTCTTAATAGAGATGATACGTCCTATTAACCCTGGTATATCTACTGTTGAAAACATTGTTCAATTTGGTTATGACCCTAATTCTGTGGAGTTTAGTATATCTGCTAATAAAGTATTTACTACATTCTACTTTAGAGACCAAAACTTAGACAAGCCTAATCAGCAAAAGCAGCAATTAATAGCATTTGAAGGTGATAAGTTCGGTCTTGAACCTATGCCTTTCTCTGATGTTATATCTTACTTAGAAGGCGGAAATTAA
- a CDS encoding DUF1318 domain-containing protein: MKKYLVFCIFISIIFTSCSKLILVQEPEMRVLGGKTLIEAQVLGRYRQIDESAYQISTLSTDKDLSLIMVSTNVSDEVASEYKEALIRSMFNQDEINLYKTNAYIGENNSGYLSYIAFDVTEPEVQYGETRIEYIKEIMEKENADRKIIAEYLILSDPKLTMSNIKEVEAALYKRNIERLVNNSYYQLPDDSWTLYTNSN; the protein is encoded by the coding sequence ATGAAGAAGTATTTAGTATTTTGTATTTTTATATCAATTATTTTTACTAGCTGTTCTAAACTAATATTAGTTCAAGAGCCTGAGATGAGAGTTTTGGGAGGAAAGACTTTAATAGAAGCACAGGTTTTGGGAAGATATAGACAAATTGATGAGAGTGCTTATCAGATTTCTACTCTTTCAACAGATAAAGATTTAAGCCTAATAATGGTGAGTACAAATGTTTCTGATGAGGTTGCTTCAGAATATAAAGAAGCTTTAATTAGAAGTATGTTTAATCAAGATGAGATTAACCTTTATAAAACTAATGCCTATATTGGAGAGAATAATAGCGGATATTTATCATATATAGCATTTGATGTTACAGAGCCTGAAGTTCAGTATGGAGAGACTAGAATAGAATATATAAAAGAGATAATGGAAAAAGAAAACGCTGACAGAAAGATTATAGCTGAATATTTAATATTATCAGACCCAAAACTTACAATGTCTAATATAAAAGAAGTAGAGGCGGCACTTTATAAGAGAAATATAGAGCGTCTTGTAAATAACAGTTATTATCAACTTCCAGATGATAGCTGGACTTTATACACAAACTCTAATTAA
- a CDS encoding Bax inhibitor-1/YccA family protein: MANPVLSEKAFDYELRNANEGTMTINGAINKSIILTLVLMLSAMVSVFFVLANSPEMLYPAALGSSIGAFVLALIMTFKKELAKVLSILYAILEGVAIGAISYVFNAAYDGIVVQAVFFTFADLFIMLLLYRFRIIRVTEKLRSVIVAATLCIAIVYLVNFVMSFFGTKIPFLYGSSPLSIGISVVIVLVASFNLLLDFDFMEKGEAYNMPKYFEWYAAFGLLVTLVWLYLEILKLLSKIRSRD, encoded by the coding sequence ATGGCTAATCCAGTTTTATCAGAAAAAGCTTTTGATTATGAATTAAGGAATGCAAATGAAGGCACTATGACTATTAATGGTGCTATAAACAAATCTATTATTTTAACATTAGTTTTAATGCTTTCTGCAATGGTGAGCGTATTTTTTGTTTTAGCAAATAGTCCAGAGATGCTTTATCCTGCTGCTTTAGGTTCATCTATAGGGGCTTTTGTTTTAGCTTTAATAATGACTTTCAAAAAAGAGTTGGCAAAGGTTTTATCTATACTTTATGCCATACTTGAGGGTGTTGCTATTGGGGCGATTTCTTATGTCTTTAATGCTGCTTATGATGGTATAGTTGTTCAGGCGGTGTTTTTTACTTTTGCTGATTTATTTATTATGCTTTTACTTTATAGATTTAGAATTATAAGAGTAACAGAAAAATTGAGAAGTGTAATAGTGGCTGCAACTTTATGTATAGCTATTGTGTATTTAGTTAATTTTGTGATGTCATTTTTTGGTACTAAAATTCCTTTCTTATATGGTTCAAGTCCTTTAAGCATTGGTATTAGCGTTGTTATAGTTTTAGTAGCTTCATTTAATTTGCTTTTAGATTTTGACTTTATGGAGAAGGGTGAAGCTTATAATATGCCTAAATATTTTGAATGGTATGCTGCTTTTGGTTTACTTGTTACTTTAGTTTGGTTATATTTAGAGATATTAAAACTTTTATCAAAGATAAGAAGCAGAGATTAA
- a CDS encoding GNAT family N-acetyltransferase → MNKIIETNRLILRELKENSEEDYNSLCEILKDKETMYAYEHGFSEEESREWFEKQINRYKTYGFGLWAVILKENNKLIGQAGLTIQNIDIEISGSNELLEIGYLFNKNYWHRGLAIESAISCKQYAFDKLNADRVYSIIRDNNIASQKVAIKNQMKIIAKITKHYYNMDMPHYVFCCEK, encoded by the coding sequence ATGAATAAAATTATAGAAACAAATAGACTAATATTAAGAGAATTAAAAGAAAATAGCGAAGAAGATTATAATAGCTTATGTGAGATACTAAAAGATAAAGAGACTATGTATGCTTATGAGCATGGATTTTCAGAAGAAGAAAGCAGAGAATGGTTTGAAAAGCAAATAAATAGATATAAGACTTATGGTTTTGGACTTTGGGCTGTTATATTAAAAGAAAACAATAAACTCATTGGGCAGGCTGGTTTAACAATACAAAATATTGATATAGAAATAAGCGGCTCTAATGAATTGCTTGAGATAGGTTATTTATTTAATAAGAATTATTGGCATAGAGGTTTAGCTATAGAGAGTGCCATTTCTTGCAAACAATATGCTTTTGATAAATTAAATGCTGATAGGGTTTATTCTATAATAAGAGATAATAATATAGCCTCTCAAAAAGTTGCTATAAAAAACCAAATGAAAATAATAGCTAAAATAACAAAGCATTATTACAACATGGATATGCCTCATTATGTTTTTTGTTGTGAAAAATAA
- a CDS encoding LacI family DNA-binding transcriptional regulator, giving the protein MKIRELSRISGISPATISRMLKDPNSVKASTRSKINDILKNNGIDNFAINSIKRIILIIPDLSNTFYIDMFNGIISIVQKSNIPFEIYLTNESIDEEIRIFSRIENDKDIGVIWVPASAKRDKLPYNKNSNIVSLVDRNLEFEDIYIKNLSNNFSAAKKATDLLIEGGAKNPIIITGSLNLSNAQERKEGFLDSIRSHNLDNGMERVYYGDFNNSDSGYHIIKRLAEENVKFDSILAANQIVAIGILKALKELKLSIPEDVSIISFDKVVNLYSENQNISEVVFPAFDIGVNAAKVLLEQQNINMSKQIYHFSAQFNLRGSENKL; this is encoded by the coding sequence TTGAAAATAAGAGAATTATCTAGAATAAGCGGAATATCACCAGCAACTATTTCTAGAATGTTAAAGGATCCTAATTCTGTAAAAGCGTCTACAAGAAGTAAGATTAATGATATTTTAAAAAATAATGGTATAGATAATTTTGCTATAAACTCTATAAAAAGAATTATATTAATAATTCCTGATTTAAGTAATACTTTTTATATTGATATGTTTAATGGCATAATATCTATTGTACAAAAATCTAATATTCCATTTGAAATATATTTAACTAATGAATCTATTGATGAAGAAATAAGAATATTTTCTAGAATAGAAAATGACAAAGATATAGGAGTTATATGGGTTCCAGCTTCTGCTAAAAGAGATAAGCTTCCATATAATAAAAATAGTAATATTGTTTCATTGGTTGATAGAAATTTAGAATTTGAAGATATATATATAAAAAATTTGTCCAATAATTTTAGTGCCGCCAAAAAAGCAACGGATTTATTGATAGAGGGCGGTGCTAAGAATCCTATAATTATAACAGGCAGCCTTAATTTAAGCAATGCTCAAGAGAGAAAAGAGGGCTTTTTAGATAGTATTAGAAGCCATAATTTAGATAATGGCATGGAAAGAGTATATTATGGTGATTTTAATAATAGTGATAGTGGGTATCATATAATAAAAAGGCTTGCTGAAGAAAATGTGAAATTTGATTCAATATTAGCTGCTAATCAAATAGTAGCTATAGGTATATTGAAAGCTTTAAAAGAATTAAAATTATCAATACCAGAAGATGTATCAATAATATCATTTGATAAAGTAGTTAATTTGTATTCAGAAAATCAAAATATATCAGAAGTTGTATTTCCAGCATTTGATATAGGAGTTAACGCTGCTAAAGTTTTATTAGAACAACAAAATATTAATATGTCAAAACAAATATATCATTTTTCTGCTCAGTTTAATTTAAGAGGAAGCGAAAATAAATTATAA
- the fucO gene encoding lactaldehyde reductase — MARYILNETSYFGIGIRSELATEVKARGFKKALLVSDKVLDSCGVLKKVKDVLDGANIAYDTFLDIKQNPTIKNCKDGLAKFNESGADFLIAVGGGSVMDVAKAIGITKNNPDFADVKSLEGVAATKNKSVPIMALPTTCGTAAEVTINYVIIDEAENRKMVCVDPKDIPIVALVDAELMASMPNSLVAATGMDALTHAIEGYITKGAHTISDMFEYKAMELISKHLRGAVKDKNMKDMDGMSIAQYVAGMGFSNVGLGIVHSMAHPLGAIFDIPHGVANAVLLPIVMEFNMPACIDKYVDIAVAMGEKVDGLSKEEAAKKAVEAVKKLSKDVNIPANLRELKIKEEDLPRLAKDALADVCTGGNPRDVTLDDILALYKKAY; from the coding sequence ATGGCTAGATATATTTTAAATGAAACAAGCTATTTTGGAATTGGTATAAGAAGCGAACTTGCTACAGAAGTAAAAGCAAGAGGTTTTAAAAAGGCTCTTTTAGTAAGTGATAAGGTTTTAGATTCTTGCGGGGTTCTAAAAAAAGTAAAAGATGTATTAGATGGTGCTAATATTGCTTATGATACATTTTTAGATATTAAACAAAACCCTACTATTAAAAACTGTAAAGATGGTTTAGCTAAATTTAATGAATCTGGTGCAGATTTTTTAATCGCTGTTGGAGGCGGTTCTGTAATGGATGTTGCTAAGGCTATAGGTATTACTAAAAATAATCCTGATTTTGCTGATGTAAAATCTCTTGAAGGAGTTGCTGCTACAAAAAATAAAAGTGTTCCTATTATGGCACTTCCTACTACTTGCGGTACTGCTGCTGAAGTTACAATCAACTATGTAATTATAGATGAAGCAGAAAATAGAAAGATGGTTTGTGTTGATCCTAAAGATATACCTATAGTTGCTTTAGTAGATGCTGAACTTATGGCTTCTATGCCTAATAGCCTTGTTGCTGCTACAGGTATGGACGCTTTAACTCATGCTATTGAAGGTTATATTACTAAAGGTGCTCATACTATTTCTGATATGTTTGAATATAAAGCTATGGAACTTATATCTAAACATTTAAGAGGAGCTGTTAAAGATAAAAATATGAAAGATATGGATGGAATGAGTATTGCTCAGTATGTTGCTGGTATGGGCTTCAGCAATGTAGGACTTGGTATTGTTCACTCTATGGCGCATCCGCTTGGTGCTATATTTGATATTCCTCATGGTGTTGCTAATGCTGTACTCCTTCCTATAGTTATGGAGTTTAATATGCCTGCTTGTATAGATAAATATGTAGATATAGCTGTAGCAATGGGTGAAAAAGTTGATGGGCTAAGTAAAGAAGAAGCTGCTAAAAAAGCTGTTGAGGCTGTTAAAAAACTTTCTAAAGATGTTAATATACCTGCTAATTTAAGAGAATTAAAAATCAAAGAAGAGGATTTACCAAGATTGGCAAAAGATGCTTTAGCTGATGTATGTACTGGCGGAAATCCGAGAGATGTAACATTAGATGATATATTAGCTTTATATAAAAAAGCTTATTAA
- a CDS encoding L-fuculose-phosphate aldolase, which yields MATANRKDLAKSIIEACLNMRKDGVNQGTAGNISIRFKDGMLITPSGMPYEIMTPDDIVFVDGDGKPEKDKIPSSEWRFHLSILKDNPTFNAVIHNHAIYSSMVSILNIDYIPAIHYMVGVAGGNKIPCVKYATYGTQELCDNISKTMKGYKACILKNHGLLAADETLPKAYHVMMEVENLARLYMGVRGIGDYSVLPDSEMEIVLEKFKNYGLNVKHKTKKTTVKSSKSKKK from the coding sequence ATGGCTACTGCAAATAGAAAAGATTTAGCTAAAAGCATAATAGAAGCTTGTTTAAACATGAGAAAAGACGGAGTTAATCAAGGTACTGCTGGAAATATAAGTATAAGGTTTAAAGATGGTATGCTTATTACACCTTCTGGTATGCCTTATGAGATTATGACGCCTGATGATATTGTTTTTGTAGATGGAGATGGAAAACCAGAAAAGGATAAAATTCCTTCAAGCGAATGGAGATTTCACTTATCTATTCTTAAAGATAACCCTACTTTTAATGCTGTAATACACAATCATGCTATTTATTCATCTATGGTTTCTATTTTGAATATAGACTATATACCAGCTATTCATTATATGGTGGGCGTTGCTGGAGGAAATAAGATACCTTGCGTTAAATATGCTACTTATGGTACTCAGGAATTATGCGACAATATTTCTAAAACCATGAAAGGATATAAAGCTTGCATACTAAAAAACCATGGTCTTTTAGCTGCTGATGAAACATTACCAAAAGCATATCATGTTATGATGGAAGTTGAAAATTTAGCAAGATTATATATGGGTGTAAGAGGCATTGGAGATTATTCTGTGTTGCCAGACAGTGAAATGGAAATAGTATTAGAAAAATTCAAAAATTATGGTCTTAATGTAAAACATAAAACTAAAAAAACAACTGTTAAATCTTCTAAATCTAAGAAGAAATAA